The Candidatus Dadabacteria bacterium genome has a window encoding:
- the cas2 gene encoding CRISPR-associated endonuclease Cas2, whose translation MFDLPTDTKKARKDYTRFRKGLMKDGFIMMQFSVYARHCASEENALVHSGRVRDSLPPEGEVRVVTITDKQFGRMQVFFGKKRKQLERPPQQVTLF comes from the coding sequence ATGTTTGACCTTCCAACCGACACGAAGAAGGCGCGGAAGGATTACACAAGGTTTCGCAAGGGCCTTATGAAAGACGGGTTCATTATGATGCAGTTCTCCGTATACGCGAGACACTGCGCGAGTGAAGAAAACGCCCTTGTTCACTCAGGCAGGGTGAGGGACTCTTTGCCGCCGGAAGGCGAAGTGCGGGTTGTTACGATTACAGACAAGCAGTTTGGACGAATGCAAGTCTTTTTCGGAAAAAAACGCAAACAACTTGAGAGGCCTCCCCAGCAAGTCACTCTTTTTTGA
- the cas1 gene encoding type II CRISPR-associated endonuclease Cas1 translates to MIKRIIEVSNPAYLHLKDRQMIVQIDGEGDSSVPVEDMGILILANPSISISQGLVAACQENNCIVVFCDRSHMPVSVLLPLSGNSVHSKVLNTQTGIKKPLKKRLWQKIIIAKTEAQIQTLLFFNKETKSLPSLKRRVQSGDTTNIEAQAAKMYWSLLFGKGFVRDFKKSGVNSLLNYGYSMVRASVARALCGTGLHPALGIHHHNQYNPMCLADDIIEPLRPLVDRRVYEMNESGVTELDTKAKTSLLYLLSEEVLFEQKKLPLMVATQHMAASLKKAFSEEESDFLKIPTLIENRQLRLEV, encoded by the coding sequence ATGATTAAACGGATCATTGAGGTAAGCAATCCCGCATACCTTCATCTGAAAGACCGTCAGATGATTGTCCAAATTGACGGAGAAGGCGACAGCAGTGTTCCCGTGGAAGACATGGGAATTCTGATACTGGCAAACCCCTCAATCTCAATCTCTCAGGGTCTTGTGGCGGCGTGTCAGGAAAACAACTGCATAGTGGTATTCTGCGACCGAAGCCATATGCCGGTATCCGTCCTGCTTCCTCTTTCAGGGAACTCTGTCCACAGCAAAGTGCTCAACACTCAGACCGGAATTAAGAAACCCCTCAAGAAACGCCTTTGGCAGAAAATCATCATCGCCAAGACAGAAGCGCAGATACAAACCCTGCTCTTTTTCAACAAAGAGACCAAATCGCTCCCAAGCCTTAAGAGAAGAGTCCAAAGCGGCGATACTACAAACATTGAAGCGCAGGCGGCGAAGATGTATTGGTCGCTACTGTTCGGGAAAGGTTTTGTCAGGGACTTCAAAAAAAGCGGAGTTAACTCCCTGCTCAACTACGGCTACAGCATGGTCAGGGCATCCGTGGCGCGCGCCCTGTGCGGAACGGGGCTACACCCGGCTCTCGGAATACACCATCACAACCAGTATAACCCTATGTGTCTTGCTGATGACATTATAGAGCCCTTGCGTCCTCTTGTTGACAGAAGAGTCTATGAGATGAATGAGAGCGGGGTTACAGAACTTGACACAAAAGCAAAGACTTCATTGCTCTACCTTCTTTCAGAGGAAGTCCTTTTTGAACAGAAGAAACTTCCCCTGATGGTCGCGACTCAGCATATGGCGGCAAGTCTGAAGAAGGCGTTCTCCGAAGAAGAATCTGATTTTTTGAAGATACCGACATTGATTGAAAACAGACAACTGAGGCTTGAGGTGTAG